One Ranitomeya variabilis isolate aRanVar5 chromosome 5, aRanVar5.hap1, whole genome shotgun sequence DNA window includes the following coding sequences:
- the AQP9 gene encoding aquaporin-9 isoform X2 → MSASSGHVNPAVSFAMCMTGKLSWVKLPFYISAQFLGAFTGSAAVFGVYYDALIKYSGGVFTVTGPNATAHIFATYPSPYLSTLNGLADQMMSTALLLILIFAIFDKKNMPAPSGLEPIAVGLLILTLALSLGSNCGGAMNPARDLGPRIFTALAGWGSEVFTAGNSFWWIPVVGPMCGAVIGSYIYILCIQAHHKKEPGVLDHNPDIDHFEKHELASMA, encoded by the exons GTGGCCATGTCAATCCAGCAGTTTCTTTTGCCATGTGTATGACTGGAAAACTGTCATGGGTCAAACTTCCTTTCTATATTAGTGCACAGTTCTTGGGAGCCTTCactggatctgcagctgtttttggTGTTTATTATG ATGCATTAATAAAATATTCAGGAGGCGTGTTTACAGTAACTGGCCCAaatgctacagctcacatttttgcAACATATCCTTCTCCATATCTTTCAACATTAAATGGACTTGCAGATCAA ATGATGTCTACTGCTCTGCTGCTCATTCTGATTTTTGCCATATTTGATAAAAAGAACATGCCTGCTCCCAGTGGATTAGAGCCAATTGCAGTTGGGCTCCTCATTCTAACATTAGCACTATCTCTAGGATCTAACTGTGGAGGAGCTATGAATCCAGCTAGAGATTTAGGTCCAAGAATCTTTACTGCTCTGGCTGGCTGGGGTTCTGAAGTTTTCAC TGCTGGCAATAGCTTTTGGTGGATCCCTGTGGTTGGACCAATGTGTGGAGCTGTAATTGGGTCCTACATATACATTCTTTGTATTCAAGCTCATCACAAAAAGGAACCAGGCGTCTTGGATCATAACCCTGATATTGATCACTTTGAAAAACATGAACTTGCGAGCATGGCTTGA